The following are encoded in a window of Leptospira selangorensis genomic DNA:
- a CDS encoding DUF2203 domain-containing protein: MERKIWTYEEARKILPYVRSITEEFYETVGKVHKELKNGLYRENEQEAREAKVEELLVEWSGKIRELGIEVKGLWLVDFDNGKGYYCWHLGEEDLLFEHGYDEGFAGRKPIQNIDEDYE, encoded by the coding sequence ATGGAACGTAAGATCTGGACATACGAAGAAGCTCGTAAAATTCTACCATATGTCAGATCTATCACGGAAGAATTTTACGAGACCGTGGGAAAGGTTCACAAAGAACTGAAAAACGGTTTATACCGAGAGAATGAACAAGAAGCCAGAGAAGCCAAAGTTGAAGAACTATTGGTGGAATGGTCCGGAAAAATCCGGGAACTTGGTATAGAAGTCAAGGGGCTTTGGCTCGTGGACTTCGATAACGGAAAAGGTTATTATTGTTGGCATCTGGGAGAAGAGGACCTTCTTTTCGAACACGGATACGACGAGGGTTTTGCAGGACGCA
- the pyrB gene encoding aspartate carbamoyltransferase → MAYEHKNILDTDQFSKEDLDFLVERTREMERLVEQNKAFGILEGKLLASLFFEASTRTRLSFEAAMERLGGRVISTVGFQFSSISKGETLYDTMKMVEAYADIAVIRHPVEGSSRIAAGAVKIPVINAGDGAGQHPTQALLDLYTIISEKGKLDGLTLAFIGDLKYGRTIHSLINLLRHYKVHLYLISPPELSLPESYKKGLAGFPITFEESDDIKKVWECDIAYVTRIQEERFPDHKEYERLKESFKLNKELILASKKETTVLHPLPRVNELSTDVDDLPNAAYFRQAKYGVVSRMTLLCLSLGVRF, encoded by the coding sequence ATGGCGTACGAGCATAAGAATATCCTGGATACGGACCAGTTCTCCAAAGAGGATCTGGACTTTTTAGTCGAGAGAACTCGAGAGATGGAAAGGCTGGTGGAGCAAAATAAGGCCTTTGGGATTTTAGAAGGTAAACTTCTAGCTTCTCTTTTTTTCGAAGCCTCTACAAGGACGAGACTTTCATTCGAAGCCGCCATGGAAAGATTGGGGGGAAGGGTAATCTCCACAGTAGGTTTCCAATTTTCTTCCATCTCTAAGGGTGAGACCTTATACGATACCATGAAAATGGTAGAAGCTTATGCAGATATCGCAGTGATCCGACATCCGGTCGAAGGTTCTTCCAGAATAGCGGCGGGCGCAGTTAAAATCCCTGTCATCAATGCGGGAGATGGAGCGGGACAACATCCCACTCAAGCACTTCTGGATCTATACACTATCATTTCCGAAAAAGGAAAATTAGACGGACTCACTCTTGCATTTATCGGCGATCTGAAATATGGAAGAACGATCCATAGTTTGATCAATCTACTACGTCATTATAAAGTTCATCTCTACCTGATTTCTCCGCCTGAACTTTCTCTTCCTGAGTCTTATAAGAAGGGACTTGCTGGATTCCCTATCACTTTCGAAGAGTCCGACGATATCAAAAAAGTTTGGGAATGCGATATCGCGTATGTGACTCGCATCCAAGAAGAAAGATTTCCGGATCATAAAGAATACGAAAGACTAAAAGAATCCTTCAAGTTGAACAAAGAATTGATACTTGCATCTAAAAAAGAGACTACTGTTCTTCATCCTCTTCCGAGAGTGAACGAACTTTCTACGGATGTGGATGATCTTCCGAACGCAGCATACTTCCGTCAGGCAAAATACGGAGTCGTGAGCAGAATGACGTTACTCTGCCTTTCATTGGGCGTTCGTTTTTAA